A region from the Arcanobacterium buesumense genome encodes:
- a CDS encoding GAF domain-containing sensor histidine kinase, with protein sequence MDSNRLTAVVSHALQLTGQLEREAAYQHFVDSARQLTGAHYAALAVLDSHGETMQFIQSGMEPEDARKVGRPPRGHGVFADTPLKGWLIVNDLDTYPHRYGYPAGHPVMKNYLAVAVSIKEQVWGRLYLTDKPGGFTDDDGAQMEILAQAAAIAAQNSQMFVRSQNRARWLTASQNIVSSLLEGSGEDEALQVIVHEMRIAAQADAAIMVLPSIQDTWVSEIVDGEGAEQLLGIAFPEAGRAMTVVHEQAGLVVDSMQRLRTVRIEQLRQWGPALYAPLASKSAGTGVILLLRDVGGVEFNLHDLAMAENAAKQAAIALELAEARLNEELASELDERSRIGRDLHDLAIQQLFASGMHITAVKEDLIAKGYAKEVSAALDQAISSIDESVRQIRVIVQSLRDDSASIALVERLQQETKVALQTLDFAPSLIISWNGSVTTNDNTFALIDDAVGADIADDVVAVVREGLSNAARHAHASSVAVKLSVNPTHVKIDVIDDGRGITQSLGRRSGLSNLAARARRHHGTFTISNREQTRGTRVTWEAPLT encoded by the coding sequence ATGGATTCTAATCGACTCACTGCCGTTGTCTCACACGCTTTACAACTCACTGGTCAACTTGAACGCGAGGCAGCCTATCAACACTTCGTCGATTCCGCCCGCCAGCTCACTGGTGCCCACTATGCTGCACTCGCAGTTTTAGACTCCCACGGGGAGACAATGCAATTCATCCAATCTGGAATGGAACCAGAAGATGCCCGAAAGGTCGGCCGTCCCCCACGCGGTCATGGAGTTTTCGCAGATACTCCATTGAAGGGATGGTTGATCGTTAACGATCTCGATACTTATCCCCATCGTTACGGTTACCCGGCCGGACACCCCGTAATGAAAAACTATCTAGCTGTTGCCGTCTCAATTAAAGAACAAGTTTGGGGCCGGCTCTACCTTACAGATAAACCAGGCGGTTTTACTGACGACGACGGCGCTCAAATGGAGATCCTGGCACAAGCAGCAGCGATCGCAGCCCAAAATTCTCAAATGTTTGTGCGTTCACAAAACCGTGCTCGTTGGCTAACCGCCTCACAAAACATTGTTTCTTCCTTGCTCGAAGGCTCAGGCGAAGACGAAGCCTTGCAAGTTATCGTCCATGAAATGCGTATCGCTGCTCAAGCTGATGCCGCCATCATGGTGTTACCGTCCATTCAAGACACCTGGGTGTCAGAAATTGTTGATGGTGAAGGCGCCGAACAACTCCTCGGTATCGCATTCCCGGAAGCCGGACGAGCCATGACTGTTGTTCATGAACAAGCAGGTTTAGTTGTTGATTCAATGCAACGGCTTCGCACAGTTCGTATCGAGCAACTACGCCAATGGGGACCCGCCTTGTATGCGCCACTAGCATCTAAATCTGCTGGTACCGGCGTAATTTTGCTTTTACGTGATGTTGGTGGTGTTGAGTTTAACCTTCATGATTTGGCGATGGCAGAAAATGCTGCCAAACAGGCTGCGATTGCGCTAGAGCTAGCCGAGGCACGGCTCAATGAGGAACTAGCTTCCGAACTCGATGAGCGTTCTCGTATCGGACGTGACCTCCACGATCTTGCTATCCAACAGCTTTTTGCATCTGGTATGCATATTACCGCTGTCAAAGAAGACCTAATCGCAAAAGGATACGCAAAAGAAGTTAGTGCAGCTTTAGATCAAGCAATATCTTCTATTGACGAATCCGTCCGCCAAATCCGTGTTATTGTCCAGTCACTGCGTGATGACTCTGCCTCAATTGCGCTTGTTGAACGACTCCAGCAAGAAACAAAAGTGGCACTGCAAACATTAGATTTCGCACCGTCATTAATCATCAGTTGGAATGGGTCAGTGACAACCAATGACAATACTTTTGCGCTCATTGACGACGCAGTAGGTGCAGATATTGCAGACGACGTCGTTGCCGTTGTCCGCGAAGGCTTATCGAATGCCGCCCGACATGCTCATGCGTCCTCTGTTGCGGTGAAACTATCTGTTAACCCTACGCACGTCAAAATTGACGTGATCGACGATGGACGCGGAATAACACAATCATTGGGACGGCGCTCTGGGTTATCGAATCTCGCTGCTCGCGCCCGGCGCCATCACGGAACATTCACGATTTCAAACCGGGAACAAACCCGTGGAACACGTGTTACTTGGGAAGCGCCCCTGACATAG
- a CDS encoding response regulator has protein sequence MIIDDHEVVRRGIAEVVDRANGLQVIAEAGSVAEAIRRAELMIPQVALVDLRLPDGTGIDIIRELHERVPQVKCIVLTSFDDDDALAEALDAGAKAYLLKSVRGAEITDVIRAVADGRVLLDERTVTRRRADHDDPTADLTPSERKVLQLIGDGLSNREIGEKLGVAEKTVKNHITSLLSKMGMQRRTQVAAWVAGQRAAGWRNAAN, from the coding sequence ATGATAATCGACGATCACGAAGTGGTTCGTCGAGGTATTGCCGAAGTAGTCGATCGCGCCAACGGGTTGCAGGTTATTGCGGAAGCTGGTTCAGTCGCCGAAGCAATTCGTCGCGCGGAACTGATGATTCCGCAGGTCGCCCTCGTCGATTTGCGTCTTCCAGATGGTACCGGCATTGATATTATTCGTGAACTCCACGAACGAGTACCGCAAGTCAAATGTATTGTTTTGACTTCGTTTGATGACGACGACGCACTAGCTGAAGCCCTTGATGCTGGCGCAAAAGCTTACTTACTCAAATCTGTTCGAGGAGCTGAAATCACTGATGTGATCCGAGCAGTTGCTGATGGTCGTGTACTTCTTGACGAACGTACTGTCACGCGCCGGCGCGCTGATCACGACGATCCGACGGCAGATTTGACTCCATCGGAACGCAAAGTCCTCCAGCTTATTGGTGACGGTCTTTCTAATCGTGAAATTGGCGAAAAACTCGGCGTTGCCGAAAAAACCGTGAAGAATCATATCACGTCGTTATTGTCGAAGATGGGCATGCAACGGCGCACGCAAGTAGCTGCGTGGGTAGCTGGCCAGCGGGCAGCTGGATGGCGTAACGCCGCTAACTAA
- a CDS encoding zinc finger domain-containing protein, whose amino-acid sequence MVPTLDDGPGGYGSDLALIPQRVAHIGRDLLDPLCDIHKVARLVKKKRTEIKRALLNQDIASGIGNIYADEALWQARVHPRKITTAMTVTAIVDVYMAAQDVMERALAAGGTSFDSLYVNVDGQAGYFERALHVYGKAGFPCDRCGTAIERITFMNRSSHLCPTCQRRSR is encoded by the coding sequence TTGGTACCTACACTTGACGACGGACCTGGTGGTTATGGCAGTGATCTTGCGTTAATACCACAACGGGTTGCGCACATTGGCCGTGATCTTCTCGATCCACTATGCGATATTCATAAGGTAGCGCGCTTGGTGAAAAAGAAGCGAACAGAAATAAAACGCGCCTTATTGAACCAAGATATTGCGTCGGGTATTGGCAATATTTATGCCGATGAAGCATTATGGCAGGCCCGCGTGCATCCGCGCAAAATAACAACTGCCATGACCGTGACAGCTATTGTGGATGTTTATATGGCAGCACAAGATGTCATGGAGCGTGCTTTGGCAGCCGGTGGAACCTCATTTGACTCGCTGTATGTCAATGTTGATGGCCAGGCAGGCTACTTTGAACGGGCCTTACACGTGTATGGTAAGGCAGGTTTTCCATGTGATCGCTGTGGGACCGCAATTGAGCGGATAACCTTTATGAATAGGTCGTCACATTTATGCCCGACATGTCAACGCCGTTCGAGGTAA
- a CDS encoding DNA-formamidopyrimidine glycosylase family protein, translating to MPELPEVETIRHGLIPYVIDKTIADVDVFHPRVVRMSPTGVQPIIGHTINAVVRRGKYMWMVTEDSAIVAHLGMSGQFRINSTSLLMRVPGSILLMERA from the coding sequence ATGCCTGAGCTTCCCGAAGTCGAAACTATACGTCATGGTCTTATCCCGTATGTTATTGATAAAACCATTGCCGATGTGGACGTTTTCCATCCCCGCGTTGTACGTATGTCGCCTACTGGCGTGCAACCAATAATAGGCCACACGATTAACGCGGTAGTTCGACGCGGTAAGTATATGTGGATGGTCACTGAAGATAGCGCCATCGTTGCACATCTTGGCATGTCCGGACAGTTCCGTATTAACAGTACATCTCTCCTCATGCGCGTGCCCGGTTCCATTTTACTGATGGAACGAGCCTAG
- the rnc gene encoding ribonuclease III — translation MHKHDRSQLLARWGVDIPSDLLTLALTHRSWAYEHDSKHNERLEFLGDSILGAVVAEQIFHDYPDKSDGELSKIKSAAVSERALADIARGLELGDYIRLGKGEERSGGRDKDSILSDTVEALIAATYEAGGLAVVIDTVRRHLKEKIIEATRMGPALDWRTALEEKARELGIKGDISYQLHAEGPDHAKVYTACAFIGATEWGRGEATSRKAAKLAACEDGYHRLLTNTPYSQNNA, via the coding sequence ATGCACAAGCATGATCGCAGCCAACTACTGGCTCGTTGGGGTGTAGATATTCCAAGTGACTTGCTCACCTTAGCGTTGACCCATCGTTCATGGGCTTATGAGCACGATAGTAAACATAATGAACGCCTAGAATTTTTAGGCGATTCAATTTTGGGCGCTGTTGTTGCGGAACAGATTTTTCATGACTACCCAGATAAGTCAGATGGAGAATTGTCGAAGATTAAATCAGCAGCAGTCTCAGAACGTGCGCTGGCGGATATCGCTCGTGGCCTTGAACTAGGAGACTACATTCGACTAGGAAAAGGCGAAGAGCGCTCTGGAGGGCGTGATAAAGATTCAATCCTTTCCGATACGGTTGAAGCATTAATCGCTGCCACCTATGAGGCAGGTGGATTAGCTGTTGTTATTGATACTGTGCGCCGGCATCTGAAAGAGAAAATTATCGAAGCCACTCGTATGGGACCAGCTCTCGATTGGCGTACTGCTTTAGAAGAAAAAGCCCGAGAGCTTGGCATTAAAGGGGATATCTCTTATCAGCTTCACGCAGAAGGCCCAGATCATGCAAAAGTTTATACGGCCTGCGCTTTTATCGGTGCCACCGAATGGGGCAGAGGAGAAGCAACATCGCGCAAGGCAGCAAAGCTTGCTGCCTGTGAAGACGGATATCATCGTCTTTTAACTAATACTCCATATTCGCAGAACAATGCCTGA
- a CDS encoding YceD family protein — protein sequence MRKPEKEGAMDLRSDYVVSVSDVVSGTTTHLDLTVPAPEECGVGLIGVPAGANLDLQISLQSVSEGIFVQGQIVTQALGQCSRCAIDITKPMNEPIAELVFWPERRQALISEGDDEVEDMPVIEDMHIDLELLIRDAIVLALPFTPLCSPDCQGLCPECGQPWKDLPAGHRYEFLNPAFSALDALAEQMREN from the coding sequence GTGCGAAAACCAGAGAAAGAAGGCGCTATGGATTTGCGGTCTGATTACGTTGTGTCGGTATCCGATGTTGTTTCAGGAACCACCACACATCTGGACCTGACCGTTCCAGCACCCGAAGAATGTGGCGTTGGCCTTATTGGTGTGCCTGCTGGCGCAAACCTTGATCTGCAGATATCTCTGCAATCAGTTTCCGAAGGCATTTTTGTGCAAGGACAAATTGTTACCCAAGCCCTTGGCCAATGTTCTCGATGTGCTATCGATATTACGAAACCCATGAATGAGCCGATCGCAGAGCTTGTTTTTTGGCCAGAGCGACGCCAAGCGCTTATCAGCGAAGGCGATGACGAAGTAGAAGACATGCCAGTTATCGAAGATATGCACATCGATCTTGAGCTGTTGATACGAGATGCCATTGTCTTAGCACTTCCGTTCACTCCGTTGTGCTCTCCGGACTGCCAGGGCCTATGCCCAGAGTGCGGCCAACCGTGGAAAGATTTACCTGCGGGCCACCGTTACGAATTTCTCAACCCCGCTTTTTCTGCGCTAGATGCGCTCGCGGAACAGATGAGGGAAAACTAA
- a CDS encoding ATP synthase F0 subunit B, with the protein MSDQGESLLEILDELYDIVVNAKNMPLSASVLINRSEVIDLLDTARDIVPDQIKQADSVLSQAGRVSDQAREDADIVLRHAREEAESIVAEAREQASRLVAQDQITVAAKSQATRIVDEAHQKASQLIQGANDYSDQTLSELANQLAHLQNQIAAGQGVLAQRRVQEQ; encoded by the coding sequence ATGAGTGATCAGGGAGAGTCCTTACTCGAAATTTTAGATGAGCTGTACGATATCGTTGTCAACGCAAAAAATATGCCGTTGTCTGCTTCGGTTCTGATTAATCGTTCCGAAGTTATCGATTTGCTCGATACTGCCCGCGACATTGTGCCTGATCAGATCAAGCAGGCCGATTCGGTTCTGTCGCAAGCTGGTCGCGTTTCTGATCAAGCTCGGGAAGACGCCGATATTGTGTTGCGTCATGCCCGTGAAGAAGCCGAATCGATTGTTGCCGAAGCGCGCGAACAAGCTTCGCGTCTTGTTGCACAGGATCAGATTACAGTTGCGGCAAAGTCACAAGCCACACGCATTGTTGACGAAGCGCATCAAAAGGCGTCACAGCTTATCCAAGGCGCGAATGATTATTCTGACCAAACTCTTTCTGAGTTAGCTAATCAGCTTGCGCATCTACAAAACCAAATTGCCGCTGGACAAGGAGTTCTTGCTCAGCGTCGTGTTCAAGAACAGTAA
- the coaD gene encoding pantetheine-phosphate adenylyltransferase, which produces MSCAICPGSFDPITYGHVDIIERAHRMFDEVVVVVARNSAKKYLFSDDERVALAREAVAHIPHVRVALVDGLVADFAQQIHANAIVKGVRGSADYDSELPMSLLNRHLSGVETVFVMGEPSLAHIASSFVKELAHYGGPYEDLVPPNVAQALKEKVKA; this is translated from the coding sequence ATGAGTTGTGCAATTTGTCCCGGATCATTTGACCCCATCACCTATGGGCATGTTGATATTATTGAACGAGCCCACCGGATGTTTGACGAAGTGGTGGTTGTTGTTGCCCGTAACTCAGCTAAAAAGTATTTATTTAGCGACGATGAACGTGTTGCGTTGGCGCGCGAAGCAGTTGCGCATATTCCGCATGTTCGTGTTGCACTCGTTGATGGACTTGTTGCAGATTTTGCGCAGCAGATCCACGCGAATGCGATCGTCAAAGGAGTTCGTGGATCTGCGGACTATGATTCAGAACTGCCAATGTCGTTACTCAATCGACATTTATCAGGTGTTGAGACGGTTTTTGTTATGGGTGAGCCGAGTCTTGCACATATTGCGTCCTCATTCGTGAAAGAATTAGCACACTATGGTGGACCATATGAAGATTTGGTGCCGCCCAATGTTGCCCAGGCATTAAAAGAAAAGGTGAAAGCATGA
- the rsmD gene encoding 16S rRNA (guanine(966)-N(2))-methyltransferase RsmD — protein sequence MSRIVAGSAGGRNVRVPKSGTRPTSSLVREAVFSHLDHRGFVQDGEFLDLFAGSGALGLEALSRGAHRAIGVDSAEEAVRVMNQNAREMTLPLRAIKSHVLSYVSQPGSDGPFDVIFLDPPYDFPDDQLTAILEHLPRHLKSDGLVVVERAKRNSSPVWPAQLHAERERTWGDTRVWTAQMTQQDVE from the coding sequence GTGAGTAGAATTGTGGCTGGTAGCGCCGGCGGGCGAAACGTGCGGGTGCCTAAGAGCGGCACGCGCCCTACGTCGTCGTTGGTGCGAGAGGCAGTGTTTTCTCACCTTGATCATCGCGGGTTTGTGCAAGATGGAGAGTTCCTTGATCTTTTTGCCGGTTCCGGTGCGCTAGGTTTAGAAGCGCTTTCACGTGGAGCGCACCGTGCTATTGGGGTAGATTCTGCAGAAGAAGCTGTGCGTGTGATGAACCAGAACGCGAGGGAGATGACGTTGCCATTGCGTGCTATTAAATCGCATGTTTTGAGCTATGTGAGCCAGCCGGGTAGTGACGGTCCATTCGATGTTATTTTTTTAGATCCGCCTTATGACTTCCCAGATGACCAATTGACTGCCATTCTTGAGCACTTGCCCAGGCATTTGAAATCCGATGGTCTCGTCGTCGTTGAACGAGCAAAACGTAATTCGTCACCAGTGTGGCCGGCGCAGTTACACGCTGAGCGCGAACGAACCTGGGGTGATACCCGGGTGTGGACAGCACAAATGACACAACAGGACGTAGAGTGA
- a CDS encoding ATP-dependent DNA helicase RecG, with amino-acid sequence MAFLSQSPEADKPLGALASDTWTALSRPLDRLVGKRSAHALAKLGLETVEDLLNHIPFRLAKRGELLPIEAVSEGGSVTVVARVMATNMRPMNNRRGFILNVTISDGEHDLDLTFFAKHQRPLAFHESQLAVGAMATFSGTISSYRGRLQLAHPEYEVLDDADALDPAQLARPIPVYHSVAKVPSWHIQRAVETVMATLTPADIPDPLPDNYRQRYNLPSRYQALMDIHQPNTVTEWQLARQRLAHEEAFVLQAALAQHATEVGKTSAPVCVWRDDGVAAAFDTRLPFSLTNSQVDVGHEISQALGSALPMRRLLQGDVGSGKTIVALRAMLQVVDAGYQAVLIAPTEVLAQQHWDTITSMLGDLGTAGQLGATDNAIAVDILTGSLSSAQRRRTLARLASGQPGVIVGTHALLSESVQIPRRGLVVVDEQHRFGVDQRDRLARGAHLLVMTATPIPRTIAMTVFGDLDVMVLANRERNAVTTNVVPAYNDRWMARVWQRAGEEVATGGRVFVVCPRISPSESEEDSDLVDQQLDMMERPPMSDVETLSARLRALPTLREVNIGVLHGQLTPTEKTAAMDDFIAGRIQLLVSTTVIEVGVDVADATLMIIMDADRFGLSQLHQLRGRVGRGDKPGLCLAVTGAADGSLAASRVEAFASTTDGFELAEADVVLRSVGDVLGARQSGMRSSLRFVSVVKDKLIIEQARHAAREIIDEDPSLVSHRALAVAISDINARNREYLEKS; translated from the coding sequence ATGGCTTTTCTTTCGCAATCGCCTGAGGCAGATAAACCTTTAGGTGCCCTCGCGTCCGATACCTGGACAGCATTATCGCGGCCCCTTGATCGTCTTGTCGGTAAGCGTAGCGCTCATGCGTTAGCAAAGTTAGGGCTGGAAACAGTCGAAGATCTTCTCAACCATATCCCTTTCCGACTCGCTAAACGTGGTGAGTTATTGCCCATTGAAGCAGTTTCTGAAGGGGGATCGGTGACAGTCGTTGCTCGAGTAATGGCTACTAATATGCGCCCGATGAATAATCGCCGTGGTTTCATTTTGAATGTCACTATTTCTGATGGTGAGCACGATCTGGATTTGACCTTTTTCGCCAAACATCAGCGTCCACTAGCTTTTCACGAATCGCAGCTCGCGGTAGGGGCGATGGCCACTTTTTCTGGAACTATCTCCTCCTACCGTGGCCGGTTGCAACTTGCTCATCCAGAGTATGAGGTTTTGGATGATGCCGATGCGCTCGATCCGGCCCAGCTTGCTCGGCCGATACCGGTTTATCATTCGGTAGCGAAAGTGCCATCGTGGCACATCCAGCGAGCCGTTGAAACGGTTATGGCGACGTTAACTCCAGCAGATATTCCAGATCCGCTTCCCGATAATTATCGGCAACGATATAACTTACCTTCTCGGTATCAGGCATTAATGGATATTCATCAGCCAAATACGGTTACTGAATGGCAGTTAGCGCGGCAACGATTAGCTCATGAAGAAGCCTTCGTTTTGCAAGCAGCTTTAGCTCAGCACGCTACAGAAGTTGGCAAGACATCTGCTCCAGTATGCGTATGGCGTGACGACGGCGTGGCAGCTGCGTTCGATACTCGGCTCCCGTTTTCGCTTACTAATTCACAGGTTGATGTTGGTCATGAAATCAGCCAAGCGTTGGGATCTGCACTCCCGATGCGCAGGCTTCTTCAGGGCGATGTTGGTTCTGGGAAAACAATTGTGGCGTTGCGAGCGATGCTTCAGGTAGTTGACGCGGGCTATCAGGCAGTGCTGATTGCGCCTACGGAGGTGCTGGCTCAGCAACATTGGGACACGATCACGTCCATGCTGGGAGACCTAGGCACTGCGGGCCAATTAGGAGCTACAGATAATGCTATTGCTGTAGATATTTTGACTGGATCGTTAAGCAGTGCGCAACGACGTCGGACTCTTGCTCGATTAGCTTCTGGTCAGCCCGGAGTGATTGTAGGGACGCATGCATTACTAAGTGAGAGCGTGCAAATACCCCGCCGTGGTTTAGTAGTTGTTGATGAGCAGCATCGTTTTGGGGTAGATCAGCGCGATAGATTAGCGCGTGGGGCACACCTGCTGGTCATGACTGCCACACCTATTCCGCGAACTATCGCGATGACGGTTTTTGGTGACCTTGACGTCATGGTGTTAGCCAATCGGGAACGCAATGCGGTTACTACTAATGTTGTTCCGGCGTATAACGACCGCTGGATGGCACGCGTGTGGCAACGCGCTGGTGAAGAAGTCGCGACAGGCGGCCGAGTTTTCGTGGTTTGTCCGCGTATTTCACCGAGCGAATCAGAAGAAGACTCTGACCTTGTTGATCAACAGCTCGACATGATGGAACGGCCACCGATGTCTGATGTTGAAACTTTGAGTGCACGGCTTCGGGCTTTGCCTACGCTACGTGAAGTCAACATCGGTGTGTTACATGGTCAGCTGACGCCAACAGAGAAAACAGCTGCTATGGATGACTTTATTGCGGGACGAATTCAATTGCTGGTTTCGACAACTGTTATCGAAGTTGGCGTTGATGTTGCCGATGCGACGCTAATGATTATTATGGATGCCGATCGTTTTGGTCTATCTCAGCTTCATCAGCTCAGAGGCCGGGTAGGGCGTGGTGATAAACCCGGATTGTGTTTGGCAGTTACTGGTGCTGCGGACGGCTCTCTTGCCGCATCGCGGGTTGAAGCCTTTGCTTCGACGACGGATGGATTTGAACTTGCTGAAGCTGATGTCGTATTGCGTTCTGTTGGTGATGTGTTGGGGGCGCGCCAATCGGGGATGCGAAGTTCGCTTCGTTTTGTGTCGGTGGTTAAGGATAAACTAATTATTGAACAGGCTCGTCACGCAGCCCGTGAGATTATTGACGAAGATCCGTCTTTGGTTTCGCATCGTGCGTTAGCTGTGGCAATTTCAGATATTAATGCCCGTAACCGGGAGTATCTGGAAAAGAGTTAA
- the rpmB gene encoding 50S ribosomal protein L28 has product MASVCEVCGKGPSFGKSVSHSHVRTSRRWNPNIQRVRALVKGTPKRLNVCTSCLKAGKVTRNV; this is encoded by the coding sequence GTGGCGTCTGTATGTGAAGTCTGCGGCAAGGGCCCGAGCTTCGGTAAGAGTGTCTCGCACTCCCACGTGCGTACTTCCCGCCGTTGGAACCCGAACATTCAGCGTGTTCGTGCTCTCGTTAAGGGTACCCCGAAGCGTCTGAACGTGTGCACCTCGTGCCTGAAGGCCGGCAAGGTCACTCGTAACGTGTGA
- the thiL gene encoding thiamine-phosphate kinase produces MLVKDLNEKELLARFVPLLPQATCVVVGNGDDSAVLHIGGDTTVSTDMLVENRHFRCDWSTGFDVGYRAAQQNIADALAMGATPVSLVVGLGLPPTTEVTWVEDLARGFAQACQPWEVGVDGGDLVSASEITIGVTVIGDLQGRKPLRRDNALPGQKVIFTGNLGHAAAGYELLKHGYTRTDSDEYLASLIDDFLRPKPPIGAVMAAVNAHTLCAGIDVSDGLVKDIGRVAQSSRVWINLDGAQLNKLLGRLGRAAGRLGTDRRLWALAGGEDHGFVATIDSATVIPDGFSVIGQVMGPDEYGRVTLDQLPLDPDQIGWDHFRSA; encoded by the coding sequence GTGCTCGTTAAAGATCTCAACGAAAAAGAACTGCTTGCTCGGTTCGTTCCGCTATTGCCGCAGGCTACTTGCGTTGTAGTAGGCAACGGTGATGATTCTGCGGTGTTGCATATCGGCGGGGATACAACTGTCTCCACCGATATGCTCGTAGAAAATAGACATTTTCGGTGTGATTGGTCCACCGGATTTGATGTAGGTTATCGGGCGGCGCAACAAAATATCGCCGATGCTCTTGCAATGGGAGCCACGCCAGTATCACTTGTTGTTGGGCTCGGGCTACCACCTACTACTGAGGTGACCTGGGTCGAAGACCTCGCTCGTGGTTTTGCTCAAGCCTGCCAGCCTTGGGAAGTAGGTGTTGACGGTGGTGACCTTGTTTCGGCGTCGGAGATAACTATCGGAGTCACCGTTATTGGTGATCTCCAAGGACGCAAGCCACTGCGCAGGGATAATGCGTTACCTGGTCAGAAAGTTATCTTTACTGGGAATCTTGGCCATGCTGCAGCTGGATATGAGTTACTCAAACACGGGTACACGCGCACAGACTCAGATGAGTATTTGGCATCCTTAATCGATGATTTTTTACGGCCGAAGCCGCCGATCGGGGCAGTGATGGCAGCGGTTAATGCTCACACCCTATGCGCTGGGATAGATGTTTCAGATGGACTAGTAAAAGACATCGGACGAGTGGCACAGTCTAGTCGGGTTTGGATCAATCTTGATGGTGCACAGCTTAATAAGCTTCTTGGACGACTAGGACGGGCGGCCGGACGCCTGGGGACTGACCGACGCTTGTGGGCGTTGGCCGGAGGAGAAGATCATGGCTTTGTTGCTACTATTGACTCAGCCACCGTTATTCCGGATGGCTTTAGTGTTATTGGGCAGGTTATGGGACCTGATGAGTATGGCCGAGTTACGCTTGACCAGCTTCCGCTTGATCCTGATCAGATCGGTTGGGACCATTTCCGGTCTGCATAG
- a CDS encoding D-alanine--D-alanine ligase family protein, with product MSNSKIRVAIIYGGASGEHSISIATAGAVMRALDPERYEVVPIAITRDGTWVPGATDPSKLTLDAGLLEVEKAPEAVTIPAGDGKQSLVAYNREHASNLELLGNVDVVFPLLHGPFGEDGTIQGLLELAGIPYVGCGVFASAAGMDKHYMKVVLEAAGLPVAPYVVATARQWRDEREAVLAKVAQLQFPVYVKPARAGSSLGITRVSTLEDVSEAVAQAQIHDPKVLIEQGVDGREIECAVLGGRNDSTPRASVVGEVLVDLPDDGFYDFEHKYLETANLRLSIPAQVPPEISDKIRDQAVKTFDAFGCEGMSRVDFFLTPEGKTYVIEINTIPGFTPFSMYPVLWEHTGLPYSQLLDELIGLALERPTGLR from the coding sequence ATGTCGAATTCAAAGATCCGCGTCGCAATTATCTATGGTGGCGCATCAGGTGAGCATTCCATTTCTATTGCTACTGCAGGCGCTGTCATGCGAGCCTTAGATCCGGAACGTTATGAGGTTGTACCGATAGCTATTACCCGCGATGGTACGTGGGTTCCAGGGGCAACTGATCCATCGAAGCTGACGCTTGATGCGGGCCTTCTTGAAGTTGAGAAAGCTCCAGAAGCTGTCACGATTCCTGCCGGAGACGGGAAACAATCGCTAGTTGCCTATAATCGTGAACACGCCAGCAACCTCGAACTTCTCGGCAACGTGGATGTTGTCTTTCCGCTACTGCACGGGCCCTTTGGAGAAGACGGAACAATTCAGGGGCTCCTTGAACTAGCTGGTATTCCATATGTTGGATGTGGCGTGTTCGCATCTGCAGCCGGAATGGACAAGCACTACATGAAGGTAGTCTTGGAGGCGGCCGGACTGCCGGTAGCACCTTACGTTGTTGCCACAGCTCGTCAGTGGCGCGATGAGCGTGAGGCAGTTCTTGCCAAGGTTGCTCAATTACAGTTCCCGGTCTATGTCAAGCCTGCACGAGCTGGATCTTCGCTCGGTATTACGCGTGTTAGCACGCTTGAGGATGTCTCGGAAGCTGTGGCGCAGGCTCAAATACATGATCCTAAGGTACTGATTGAGCAGGGCGTTGACGGACGTGAGATCGAATGTGCCGTCCTAGGCGGACGTAATGATTCGACCCCGCGCGCTTCCGTTGTTGGTGAAGTCCTTGTAGACCTTCCTGACGATGGCTTCTACGACTTTGAGCATAAATACTTGGAGACAGCCAATTTGAGACTATCTATCCCGGCCCAAGTCCCGCCAGAGATTTCAGATAAAATCCGCGATCAGGCGGTTAAAACTTTCGATGCATTTGGTTGCGAAGGAATGTCTCGCGTCGATTTCTTCTTGACGCCTGAAGGTAAAACCTACGTCATCGAAATCAACACGATTCCAGGTTTCACACCGTTCTCAATGTATCCAGTTCTATGGGAGCACACTGGGCTCCCATATTCTCAGTTGCTTGATGAATTGATTGGTTTAGCATTGGAACGCCCAACAGGGCTTCGTTAA